From a region of the Lentilactobacillus curieae genome:
- a CDS encoding methylated-DNA--[protein]-cysteine S-methyltransferase, which translates to MIKKIYWDSVEIENTKFFFTVTDKGINFVSSPGKKLSEMFDFYPKSRYQIEFDYDELKTSHYREQFEDYLAGKERHFDLPIDVSEAGTEFQQLVWETVEEVPYGETMSYGDLASKIGNRKSTRAVAHAVALNPVLIMIPCHRIVKADGEPGKYRGGEAQKKALLQLERSAPKKRFIQKLPLPNLSQLGKPGL; encoded by the coding sequence ATGATTAAAAAAATCTATTGGGATAGTGTTGAGATTGAGAATACAAAATTCTTTTTCACCGTTACGGACAAGGGGATAAACTTCGTTTCCAGCCCAGGGAAAAAGTTATCAGAGATGTTTGATTTTTATCCAAAATCCCGGTACCAAATTGAATTTGACTACGATGAGCTAAAAACCTCCCATTATCGTGAACAATTTGAAGATTACTTGGCTGGTAAAGAGCGCCATTTTGACTTGCCTATCGATGTTTCTGAAGCAGGCACAGAGTTTCAACAGCTAGTCTGGGAAACTGTGGAGGAAGTCCCATATGGGGAAACTATGAGCTATGGTGACCTGGCTTCAAAGATCGGCAACAGAAAGTCGACCCGGGCGGTTGCCCATGCTGTTGCGTTAAACCCAGTTTTGATTATGATTCCATGTCATCGAATTGTTAAGGCTGATGGGGAACCTGGTAAGTATCGTGGTGGCGAGGCACAGAAAAAAGCACTTCTCCAACTTGAAAGAAGTGCCCCTAAAAAGCGTTTTATTCAAAAGTTACCGTTACCTAATCTTAGTCAACTAGGTAAGCCTGGTCTTT
- the arcD gene encoding arginine-ornithine antiporter gives MKEHDGKLGLIELIGLVVGSIIGGGVFNLMHDMSTDAGAGAIIIGWVITAIGMVMLALTFQNLTMKRPDLDAGVYSYAEAGFGKFMGFNSAWGYWLSAWLGNVGYATLLMSAVAYFLPIFKDGQNIWSIVAASFILWACHFMILRGVESASFVNTIITIAKLIPIFLFLIIVLFAFKLNMFTMDFWDTASGNFEWGSVLSQAKSTMLVTVWVFIGIEGAVVFSGRARKRSDVGKATVLGIITVILIYMLITLLSFGVMSRNGLAHLSQPAMAQLLESLVGKWGAVVVNLGLIISVVGAWLSWTMFAGQLPYEAAKEGTFPKVFAKENKNGAPINSLLFTNVLVEIFMFSYLITAQAYNFFYSIASAAILIPYAFSAFYQLKFSLNESSGSAGRTGNIVIGVISSIYALWLLFAAGASFLLLTCILFAAGIPVYWILQKKDNHAEKVFGPVERVVAILIVIGAIYAIYGLIVGQITF, from the coding sequence ATGAAAGAACATGATGGAAAATTAGGTTTAATTGAGTTGATTGGTTTAGTTGTTGGATCAATCATCGGTGGTGGAGTTTTCAACTTGATGCATGATATGTCTACCGACGCTGGTGCCGGTGCCATCATCATTGGTTGGGTAATCACCGCAATCGGAATGGTTATGTTAGCATTAACATTCCAAAACTTAACAATGAAACGACCAGACCTGGATGCCGGAGTATATAGTTACGCCGAAGCTGGGTTTGGTAAGTTTATGGGTTTCAACTCAGCGTGGGGCTATTGGCTATCCGCATGGTTAGGAAACGTTGGTTATGCAACATTACTGATGAGTGCCGTTGCATACTTCTTGCCAATCTTTAAAGATGGTCAAAACATTTGGTCAATCGTGGCTGCCTCATTCATTTTATGGGCTTGTCACTTTATGATTTTACGAGGTGTAGAATCAGCGTCATTTGTTAACACGATCATCACGATTGCTAAGTTGATTCCAATCTTCTTATTCTTGATCATTGTATTATTCGCATTTAAGCTCAACATGTTCACAATGGACTTCTGGGACACTGCAAGTGGTAACTTTGAATGGGGCAGCGTTCTCTCGCAAGCCAAGAGCACTATGTTAGTAACTGTTTGGGTATTTATCGGTATTGAAGGAGCCGTTGTTTTCTCAGGAAGAGCTAGAAAACGTTCTGATGTTGGTAAAGCAACTGTTCTTGGTATCATTACCGTTATCTTGATTTACATGCTGATTACATTGCTATCATTTGGTGTAATGAGTAGAAACGGACTTGCACACTTGTCACAACCAGCAATGGCACAATTGCTAGAAAGCTTAGTTGGTAAGTGGGGTGCCGTAGTTGTTAACTTGGGACTTATCATTTCTGTGGTTGGTGCTTGGCTTTCATGGACAATGTTTGCCGGCCAACTTCCATACGAAGCTGCTAAGGAAGGAACATTCCCTAAAGTATTCGCCAAGGAAAACAAAAATGGTGCACCAATTAACTCGTTACTCTTTACTAACGTCTTAGTTGAAATCTTTATGTTCTCATACTTGATTACTGCTCAGGCTTATAACTTCTTCTATTCAATCGCTAGTGCCGCAATTTTGATTCCATACGCATTTTCAGCCTTTTATCAACTGAAATTCTCGTTAAATGAATCAAGCGGATCAGCTGGAAGAACTGGAAACATTGTAATCGGTGTAATTTCAAGTATCTATGCATTGTGGTTACTGTTTGCCGCCGGAGCAAGTTTCTTACTATTAACTTGCATCTTGTTTGCAGCCGGAATTCCAGTTTACTGGATTCTTCAAAAGAAGGATAATCACGCAGAAAAGGTATTTGGACCAGTTGAAAGGGTAGTCGCAATATTAATCGTGATTGGTGCGATTTACGCAATCTACGGTTTGATTGTTGGTCAGATTACCTTCTAA
- a CDS encoding Crp/Fnr family transcriptional regulator produces the protein MIDKNDYTECLLKIKHHPEFAGMSERDMDELVNAITIKEYHRGQVLYDQGDPRNNFYLIISGIVKSLHYDENGDEKLYFYIKEGKTFPFIGLFSGENYSYSAETMSEVKLAIMPMQLFEKLLKKNPDMMVSVIKEMGRIINTTEIQLRKMVTTSAKKRVESAVEFLGEQIGEKQPDGTILIPYPTTLIELSKISGTTRETTSQMVSELVKDQKILYGKKYFRILTDNK, from the coding sequence ATGATAGATAAAAATGACTATACAGAATGCTTACTCAAAATTAAACATCATCCAGAGTTCGCGGGAATGAGCGAGCGGGATATGGATGAGCTTGTGAACGCAATTACGATAAAGGAATATCACCGTGGCCAGGTTCTTTATGACCAGGGTGACCCCCGCAATAATTTTTATTTGATTATTTCCGGTATCGTAAAGTCACTACACTATGACGAAAATGGCGATGAGAAACTTTACTTTTACATCAAGGAAGGTAAGACGTTCCCATTTATCGGTTTGTTTTCTGGCGAGAACTATAGTTATAGTGCTGAAACAATGTCAGAGGTTAAGTTGGCAATTATGCCAATGCAGCTGTTTGAAAAACTGTTGAAGAAGAATCCCGACATGATGGTTTCCGTGATCAAGGAAATGGGACGTATCATTAACACAACTGAAATTCAGTTGCGAAAGATGGTAACTACCAGTGCCAAAAAGCGAGTGGAAAGCGCCGTCGAGTTTTTGGGAGAGCAGATTGGTGAGAAACAACCGGATGGCACGATCTTGATACCTTATCCAACGACACTGATTGAATTATCGAAAATCAGTGGAACTACAAGGGAAACAACCAGTCAGATGGTGTCAGAGTTAGTTAAAGACCAGAAGATTTTGTATGGCAAAAAGTATTTTCGGATTTTGACAGATAACAAATAG
- the arcC gene encoding carbamate kinase translates to MGRKIVVALGGNAILSKDASASAQQKALLDTAQHLVKFIENGDQLIISHGNGPQVGNLLLQQAGGSTPENPEMPLDTAVAMTQGSIGYWMQNAMNRVLKEKGMDKTVATVVTQVEVSPDDPAFTNPTKPIGPFMSKDEADEAKAENPNFTFVEDAGRGYRRVVPSPKPINVVETQAVNTLVDAGIVPISVGGGGIPVVTKDGNLEGREAVIDKDFASEKLAELVGADALIILTAVENIFVNFNKPDQKKLEHVTVSELEKYIDEDQFAKGSMLPKVQAAIDFVKATKSEAVVTALDNIDGFINDGSGTIISAD, encoded by the coding sequence ATGGGAAGAAAAATCGTAGTTGCACTAGGTGGTAACGCCATTCTATCAAAGGATGCCTCAGCCAGTGCCCAACAAAAAGCACTTTTAGATACCGCTCAACATTTAGTTAAGTTTATCGAAAACGGAGACCAACTGATCATTTCTCACGGGAATGGTCCTCAAGTGGGTAACTTGTTACTTCAACAAGCTGGGGGTAGTACTCCAGAAAACCCAGAAATGCCTTTGGATACAGCCGTTGCGATGACTCAAGGAAGCATTGGTTACTGGATGCAAAATGCCATGAACCGGGTTTTAAAGGAAAAGGGAATGGATAAAACTGTTGCTACTGTGGTTACACAAGTTGAAGTTAGTCCTGATGATCCTGCATTTACTAATCCAACCAAGCCAATTGGTCCATTCATGTCAAAGGATGAAGCGGATGAGGCTAAGGCAGAGAATCCTAACTTTACCTTTGTTGAGGATGCTGGCCGTGGATACCGGCGGGTTGTTCCATCACCAAAACCAATCAACGTGGTGGAAACCCAAGCAGTTAATACCTTGGTTGACGCTGGTATCGTGCCAATTTCAGTCGGTGGTGGTGGAATCCCAGTTGTCACTAAAGATGGTAACTTAGAAGGCCGCGAAGCGGTTATTGATAAGGATTTTGCTAGTGAAAAATTAGCTGAATTGGTTGGTGCTGACGCATTAATCATTTTGACTGCTGTTGAAAATATCTTTGTTAACTTCAATAAACCAGATCAAAAGAAATTGGAACACGTTACCGTATCTGAATTAGAGAAGTACATTGATGAAGACCAATTTGCTAAGGGAAGCATGTTGCCAAAAGTTCAGGCCGCAATCGACTTTGTTAAGGCAACTAAGAGTGAAGCAGTGGTTACTGCTCTTGATAACATTGATGGGTTCATCAATGATGGATCAGGAACAATTATTAGTGCGGATTAG
- the argF gene encoding ornithine carbamoyltransferase, producing the protein MEKDFRQSVFQGRSVLAEKDFTAAELEYLIDLGLHLKALKKAGIPHHYLEGKNIALLFEKSSTRTRSAFTTAAIDLGAHPEYLGQNDIQLGKKESTSDTAKVLGGMFDGIEFRGFKQSDAEILARDSGVPVWNGLTDEWHPTQMLADFMTVKENFGTLKGLTLTFMGDGRNNVANSLLVTGAILGVNVHIVAPKSLFPTEETQSIARGFAEKSGAKILITDDVKEGMLGSNIVYTDVWVSMGEDNWEERVNLLKPYQVNMEALKATGTPDDQLIFMHCLPAFHNTETQYGQDVEKKYGITEMEVTDEVFTSKYARQFEEAENRMHSIKAMMAATLGNMFIPKV; encoded by the coding sequence ATGGAAAAGGATTTTAGACAAAGCGTATTCCAAGGCCGCAGTGTTTTGGCCGAAAAAGACTTTACTGCCGCAGAATTGGAATATTTAATCGACTTAGGCCTACACTTGAAGGCATTAAAGAAGGCAGGGATTCCACATCACTACCTTGAAGGCAAAAACATTGCCTTACTTTTCGAAAAGTCATCAACTAGAACTCGTTCTGCATTTACCACTGCAGCTATCGATCTAGGTGCACACCCAGAATACTTGGGTCAAAATGACATTCAATTAGGTAAGAAGGAAAGTACTTCTGATACTGCCAAGGTTCTTGGAGGTATGTTTGACGGAATCGAATTTAGAGGTTTCAAGCAAAGCGATGCTGAAATCCTTGCCCGCGATAGTGGAGTTCCAGTTTGGAATGGTTTAACTGATGAATGGCACCCAACTCAAATGTTGGCTGACTTTATGACTGTTAAGGAAAACTTTGGTACTTTGAAGGGCTTAACCCTTACATTTATGGGTGATGGCCGTAACAACGTTGCTAACTCATTGTTAGTTACTGGTGCCATCCTTGGTGTCAATGTTCACATCGTTGCTCCAAAGAGCTTGTTCCCAACTGAAGAAACTCAAAGCATCGCACGTGGATTCGCTGAAAAATCAGGTGCTAAGATCCTCATCACTGATGACGTAAAAGAAGGTATGCTCGGTTCAAACATCGTTTATACTGACGTTTGGGTATCAATGGGTGAAGATAACTGGGAAGAAAGAGTTAACCTCTTGAAGCCATACCAAGTAAATATGGAAGCACTTAAAGCAACTGGCACACCTGATGATCAATTGATCTTCATGCACTGCCTACCTGCCTTCCATAACACTGAAACTCAATATGGACAAGATGTTGAGAAGAAGTATGGAATCACTGAAATGGAAGTTACAGATGAAGTGTTCACTAGCAAGTATGCTCGTCAATTCGAAGAAGCAGAAAACAGAATGCACTCAATTAAGGCTATGATGGCCGCAACTTTAGGAAACATGTTCATCCCTAAGGTTTAA
- the arcA gene encoding arginine deiminase produces MTSPIHNFSEIGKLKTVLLKRPGHEIENFTPDMMPRLLFDDIPYLPKAQEEHDYFANTLRDNGVEVLYLEKLAAEALDAGGAELKDKFLEQMLTESGYATGATHDALKEYLASMNNQDMVNKIMEGIRKNEIDFVPTDLQSMAEDGDYEFYMDPMPNLYFTRDPSACIGEGLSINHMTFAARQRESLFNQIIIEHHPRFANQGVHVWRDRNHSTRIEGGDELVLNDHVMAIGVSQRTSADAIEDIARNLFKDSNYDTVIAISIPHNHAMMHLDTVFTMINYDQFTVHPGILGEGGHIDTYTLTPGQGEGEIHIQHKTDLKETLKDALHLDDLDLIPTGNGDPIIAGREQWNDGSNTLAIAPGVVVTYNRNYVSNELLRQHGLKVLEVISSELSRGRGGPRCMSCPIVREDLTK; encoded by the coding sequence ATGACAAGTCCAATTCACAACTTTTCGGAAATCGGTAAGTTAAAGACAGTTTTGCTTAAACGACCAGGACATGAAATTGAAAACTTCACCCCTGATATGATGCCAAGACTTTTGTTCGATGACATACCATATTTACCTAAGGCACAGGAAGAACATGACTACTTTGCAAACACACTTCGTGATAACGGAGTAGAAGTTCTTTACCTTGAAAAGCTCGCTGCAGAAGCATTAGATGCTGGCGGGGCCGAATTAAAAGACAAGTTTTTGGAACAGATGTTAACAGAATCTGGATACGCAACTGGGGCAACCCATGATGCTTTGAAAGAATATCTTGCTAGCATGAATAACCAAGACATGGTCAACAAGATCATGGAAGGTATTCGCAAGAATGAAATAGACTTTGTGCCAACTGATTTACAAAGCATGGCCGAAGACGGGGACTATGAATTCTACATGGATCCAATGCCTAACCTCTACTTCACTCGTGATCCTTCAGCATGTATAGGGGAAGGTTTGAGTATTAATCATATGACTTTCGCTGCTCGTCAACGAGAATCATTGTTTAACCAAATCATTATTGAACATCATCCACGGTTTGCTAACCAAGGTGTTCACGTATGGCGTGATCGTAACCACAGCACTCGTATCGAGGGTGGGGACGAATTAGTCTTAAACGACCACGTTATGGCAATTGGGGTTTCACAAAGAACTTCAGCTGATGCGATTGAAGATATCGCTCGTAACCTGTTTAAAGACAGTAACTACGACACTGTTATCGCAATCAGTATTCCTCATAACCATGCAATGATGCACTTAGACACTGTGTTCACTATGATCAACTACGATCAATTTACAGTTCATCCAGGGATCTTAGGTGAAGGTGGCCATATCGACACTTACACCCTTACTCCTGGCCAAGGCGAAGGCGAGATTCATATCCAACACAAGACAGACCTCAAGGAAACCTTGAAGGATGCACTTCACTTAGATGATCTTGACCTAATCCCAACTGGTAACGGTGATCCAATCATCGCTGGTCGTGAACAATGGAACGATGGCTCAAACACTTTGGCAATTGCACCAGGCGTTGTTGTAACCTACAACCGTAACTATGTTTCAAACGAGTTATTGAGACAACATGGCCTTAAAGTACTTGAAGTTATTTCAAGTGAATTATCTAGAGGTCGTGGGGGTCCACGTTGCATGAGTTGCCCAATCGTTCGTGAAGATTTAACTAAATAA
- the argR gene encoding arginine repressor, protein MKKESRQAKIEQIINQFTITTQEELMSKLKDTGISVTQATLSRDIREMQIVKQPDSSGNARYMIFKSGNQNELERLNRMINNSVTDVKQIEFVNVIHTQPSYANPLSAVIDDLRLDNVTGTLAGYDTIVTFCPSKQAATEVHDFFMKHVNPDLMVSVSEE, encoded by the coding sequence ATGAAGAAAGAATCACGCCAAGCAAAAATTGAGCAGATCATCAATCAATTTACCATTACGACTCAAGAGGAATTGATGAGTAAGCTTAAAGACACTGGCATCAGTGTTACTCAAGCCACGTTATCAAGAGATATCCGTGAGATGCAGATTGTAAAGCAACCAGATAGTTCAGGTAATGCTCGATACATGATCTTTAAGTCTGGGAACCAAAACGAACTGGAACGCCTTAATCGGATGATCAATAATTCAGTGACTGATGTTAAACAGATTGAATTTGTTAATGTGATCCATACGCAACCAAGTTATGCCAACCCTTTATCTGCAGTTATTGATGACTTGCGCTTAGATAATGTGACTGGGACACTTGCTGGTTATGATACAATCGTTACCTTTTGTCCAAGCAAGCAGGCTGCAACAGAGGTTCATGATTTCTTTATGAAACACGTAAACCCTGATTTGATGGTCTCTGTTAGCGAAGAATAG
- a CDS encoding glycoside hydrolase family 65 protein, with the protein MRIEQRPDFQIHLQNLKSKDQLYLETIFNVANGHIGVRDSNPLQGNNPNYVGTPGLFVNGFYDYYPIEYGEKYTGYPENDQVINRLFDPRYIRIKVGDENSSVDFFKSETVDKNLDMQTGLLHEIFSVTTPEGKIFNLVVESFSSLASDNVYGIKYGVVPVNFDDDIEVIKMHSYINQATSSTVSDVRVNESEGHLQLDFLEGYDQPSYLITTYKSQQGAILTYNGKGFKLEYYKDENNHWGYHAKYHAKKGSQKEFEFLFSIGDVHPLVNAQMYADQYLAKLNEHIRHTSFKAELMASAQVWQTFWLHSDVEIDGDPQVQLSLRFNLFELHQSAGRNAHTSIPAKGLSGSGYGGHYFWDTEIFMLPFFIYTNPELAKKILMYRYQTLKQAQRQATQFGFNRGAMYAWRTINGYEASAYWPAGTAQIHINADIAYAIEQYYEVTGDDDFLADYGYEIIVETARFYMEWGKFTEIDGERRFVINRVTGPDEYSAIVDNNYYTNKMVKFNLRMVEKYAKRFENTDLSKRLSLSKQELAEIKEAADLMYLPFDKENNVKLQYQNFDKMNKINLSHIDTSDFPLLLHYHPLMLYRSQVNKQADTILADILFPKGYSDEELTRDFDFYEPITTHDSSLSKAIFAIAAARIGKEKQAYSFFAQAIETDIQNSHHNTSNGIHAGSLGAAWEGIFYGFAGVVNNAETFSMYPKLPSQWNSVKFRIFLYNSEYIFAIYEHEVRVSLLSGTGTTMIIAGAECELTRESPNQVIKY; encoded by the coding sequence ATGCGAATTGAACAACGGCCAGATTTTCAAATCCATTTACAAAATCTCAAGTCAAAAGATCAATTATATCTAGAAACTATATTTAATGTGGCAAATGGACACATTGGGGTCAGAGACTCTAACCCGCTTCAAGGAAACAATCCGAACTATGTGGGGACACCAGGGCTATTTGTTAACGGATTTTACGACTATTACCCAATTGAGTATGGGGAAAAATATACTGGATATCCTGAGAATGATCAGGTAATCAACCGATTATTTGATCCGCGGTACATCAGAATTAAAGTTGGGGATGAGAATTCTTCCGTAGACTTCTTCAAGTCAGAAACTGTTGATAAGAACCTGGACATGCAAACGGGGTTACTCCACGAAATATTTAGCGTAACAACTCCCGAGGGCAAAATATTTAACCTAGTTGTTGAGAGCTTTAGCAGTCTTGCGTCTGACAATGTTTATGGAATTAAATATGGGGTTGTGCCGGTTAACTTTGATGATGATATTGAAGTCATCAAAATGCATAGTTACATCAATCAGGCTACTAGTTCGACTGTTTCAGATGTCCGGGTTAATGAATCAGAAGGACACCTGCAGCTTGATTTTCTTGAAGGATATGACCAACCCAGCTACTTGATTACTACGTATAAGAGCCAGCAGGGGGCAATCCTTACGTATAATGGTAAGGGCTTTAAGCTGGAGTATTACAAAGACGAAAATAATCATTGGGGCTACCATGCTAAGTATCATGCCAAAAAGGGCTCACAAAAAGAGTTTGAATTTCTATTCTCCATTGGTGATGTTCATCCATTGGTAAATGCCCAGATGTACGCGGACCAATACCTTGCAAAACTAAATGAACATATTCGGCATACTAGTTTTAAAGCAGAACTAATGGCATCTGCTCAAGTATGGCAAACGTTTTGGCTTCACAGTGATGTGGAGATTGATGGTGATCCACAAGTTCAGTTAAGTTTGCGGTTTAACTTATTTGAGCTGCATCAGTCGGCTGGACGTAATGCGCACACAAGTATTCCGGCAAAGGGGCTGTCTGGAAGTGGTTATGGTGGTCATTACTTCTGGGATACTGAAATTTTTATGTTACCGTTCTTTATTTACACGAACCCAGAACTTGCTAAAAAAATTCTGATGTATCGTTACCAAACTCTTAAGCAAGCGCAACGGCAAGCCACTCAATTTGGATTTAATCGTGGTGCTATGTATGCTTGGCGAACAATCAATGGTTATGAAGCTAGTGCCTATTGGCCAGCCGGAACGGCTCAGATTCATATTAATGCGGACATTGCATATGCAATCGAACAGTATTATGAAGTCACTGGTGATGATGACTTTTTAGCTGACTATGGTTATGAAATCATTGTTGAAACGGCCCGCTTTTACATGGAATGGGGAAAATTTACCGAAATTGATGGCGAACGTCGGTTTGTTATCAATCGGGTAACTGGTCCTGATGAGTATAGCGCGATTGTTGATAATAATTACTATACAAACAAGATGGTTAAGTTTAATTTGAGAATGGTTGAGAAGTATGCAAAACGGTTTGAAAATACTGACCTATCAAAACGGCTTAGCTTATCCAAACAGGAATTGGCAGAGATCAAAGAAGCTGCCGATTTAATGTACTTACCATTTGATAAGGAAAATAACGTCAAATTACAGTATCAAAACTTTGATAAGATGAACAAAATTAACCTCAGTCATATCGATACTAGTGATTTTCCACTACTACTACACTATCATCCGCTAATGTTGTATCGGAGCCAGGTTAATAAGCAAGCTGATACCATATTGGCTGATATCCTATTTCCAAAGGGATACAGTGATGAGGAATTAACCCGAGACTTTGATTTTTATGAGCCAATCACGACCCATGACTCGAGTCTATCAAAGGCCATCTTTGCGATTGCAGCGGCTAGGATTGGCAAAGAGAAACAAGCGTATAGCTTCTTTGCACAAGCAATTGAGACTGATATTCAAAACTCTCATCACAATACTTCAAATGGAATTCATGCGGGAAGTTTGGGAGCTGCATGGGAAGGAATCTTTTATGGATTTGCTGGGGTGGTTAATAATGCAGAAACGTTCTCGATGTACCCTAAATTACCTTCACAGTGGAATAGTGTGAAGTTTAGAATCTTTCTCTATAATAGCGAGTATATATTTGCAATCTATGAGCACGAGGTCCGAGTTAGCCTGTTAAGCGGTACGGGGACAACGATGATAATTGCTGGAGCAGAGTGCGAACTAACTAGGGAGAGCCCTAATCAAGTGATTAAATATTAG
- the rpsN gene encoding 30S ribosomal protein S14 codes for MAKTSKIQKELKIERTVAKYADLRRELKAKGDYAALSKLPRNASPTRIHRRDEIDGRPHAYMRKFHMSRLNFRKLAHEGKLPGVKKASW; via the coding sequence ATCGCAAAAACATCAAAGATCCAAAAAGAATTAAAAATCGAAAGAACAGTGGCAAAATACGCTGACTTACGCCGTGAACTCAAGGCTAAGGGCGATTACGCAGCTCTAAGTAAGCTGCCAAGAAACGCCTCACCTACAAGAATCCACCGTCGTGACGAAATCGACGGCCGTCCACACGCATATATGCGTAAGTTCCACATGTCACGACTCAACTTTAGAAAGTTGGCACACGAGGGTAAATTACCTGGTGTTAAAAAGGCTAGTTGGTAA
- a CDS encoding LysR family transcriptional regulator, with the protein MNSKLLSFLEEIKAQGNMSKAAQSLFVTQPYISRVIKNAEDNFGVKLIDRSSHPIQLTYAGERLLGFLQDEHQLRANLDREMTHLSQFKYGHLTIASNEAVTNEVYKPVLLRFYDKYPKVHAQIISIPSRDAEKRLTSGSLDFFVGNPLQSPKIQYLPVARVPLVLVIPKSSALYQEGKTFVDFEELDLKQMAGESFISIPHDNTYHRLIASFLHDKGVAVEYSIEVPDVGLAAELALNHIGASIIPENYVTEDKLADAKTEDINIARIPMGMLTADFGISYIKSKQTAEPVDDLVTIISDVFKELTPKRD; encoded by the coding sequence ATGAACAGTAAGCTACTTTCATTTCTGGAAGAGATCAAAGCCCAAGGAAATATGTCAAAGGCTGCTCAGTCTTTATTTGTGACCCAGCCTTACATTAGTAGAGTTATCAAAAATGCGGAGGACAATTTCGGTGTTAAATTAATCGACCGATCATCTCACCCCATTCAGCTAACTTACGCCGGCGAACGATTACTTGGCTTCTTACAAGATGAACACCAACTAAGAGCCAATCTTGACCGGGAAATGACCCATCTGTCTCAATTTAAATACGGCCACCTTACGATAGCATCAAATGAGGCGGTTACCAACGAAGTTTATAAGCCAGTCCTCCTTAGGTTCTATGATAAATACCCTAAAGTGCATGCGCAAATTATTTCAATTCCAAGTCGTGATGCTGAAAAGCGTTTGACTTCCGGATCATTAGACTTTTTCGTCGGTAACCCACTTCAAAGTCCAAAAATTCAATATTTACCAGTTGCTCGGGTACCACTAGTATTGGTAATTCCAAAGTCATCTGCCCTTTACCAAGAAGGCAAGACGTTTGTTGATTTTGAAGAGCTAGACCTCAAGCAAATGGCGGGCGAATCATTTATCAGTATTCCCCATGACAACACATATCACAGACTTATCGCTAGTTTCCTTCATGATAAGGGTGTTGCAGTCGAATATAGTATTGAAGTACCGGATGTTGGTTTAGCTGCCGAATTAGCGCTTAACCACATTGGGGCATCAATTATTCCAGAGAATTACGTCACTGAGGACAAGCTTGCTGATGCAAAAACTGAAGACATCAACATCGCCCGAATTCCAATGGGTATGCTTACTGCTGACTTCGGAATTTCATACATCAAATCAAAACAGACTGCAGAACCAGTTGATGACTTGGTGACAATCATCTCAGATGTATTCAAAGAGCTCACTCCCAAGCGAGACTAA